A segment of the Allosaccharopolyspora coralli genome:
TTCGCGGGCAAGACCACTCTGCTGCGCGCTCTGTGCCACCAGATCCCGCGGCTGGAGCACGTGATCACGGTCGAGGACGACCTCGAACTCGGGGTGCATCTGGACACCGGGAGGCATCCGTTGGTGACCGCGATGGAAGCCCGTGAAGCCAACGCCGAAGGCGCCGGGCAACTCACCCTCGACACCCTGTTGAAACAAGCCTTGCGACACTCGCCGTCGCGGGTGGTGGTCGGCGAGGTCCGGGCTGGGGAAATCACCGCGATGCTGCGTGCCCTTGGCAACGGCGCGACCGGCGGCATGGGCACGCTGCACGCGCTGTCGGCGCACGCGGTGCCCGACCGTATCGCCGCGCTCGGGCAACTCGCCGACCCGCCGCTGCCGATCGAGGCCGCGCACCGCTGGACAGCCTCCGCACTCGACTTCATCGTGCACTGCACCCGACGCGACACCCGCGACAGTCGGGAGCGGTTCGTCAGCGAGATCGTCGAAGTCGGCGCCCTCGGCGACGCCGCCACCCCCGACCTCACCACCCTGTTCGCACCCGATCCCGACAGCGGGCGAGCCAGGCCCGCGTGCCCACCCAGCCCACCGTTGCGGGCCCGGCTCCAGGAGCACGGACTCGATCCCACCCTGTTCCATCCCGACCAGCGGCTCCCGTTCGGCAACGGTGGAGGTGGGCCGACATGGTGACCACCGTGCTGGCCGGAGGATGCGGAGCACTCGCCGCCATCGGAGTGCTCCTGGCGCTGGCCGCCCACACCACCAGCCGTGAACGTCCCACGCGGCACCGCCGCCGCACCCAGGTCGTCCTCAGTGGACGGTGGCGGACCGTCGCGCTGGCGCTCGCTGCCGCGTGCGCCGCGTGGTGGGCCACCGGGTGGCCGGTCGCCGGGGTGGCTGCTACGGCTGGGGTGGTGTGGCTTCCGGTGTTGCTGGCGCCGTCGGCTCCTCGGGAGTCGATCGCGCTGGGTGAGGCGCTGACGTCGTGGACCCGCAGGGTGGCCGATCTGCTGGCCTCCGGCGCCGGGGGCCTCGACCACGCCCTGGCCCGGTCGGCGGCCACCGCCCCTGAACCGCTGACCGAACCGGTGCGCCGCCTCGCGGAAACCAGCCGTGCTGTCGGTGCGCACCGGGCGTTGACCGAGTTCGCCGACGACCTCGCCGACCCCTGGGTCGATGAACTCGTGCTCGCGTTGCTGTTGCGGTTGCGCACCGGCGGACGTGGGTTGGCCGATCTCCTGCACGCCCACGCCACCTCGCTGTCGGCGGCAGTGGCCGCGCGCCGGGAGGTCGAGGCCGACCGCGCGAAACCCCGCACCACCGTGCGCTGCCTGGTCGGCCTCACCCTCGCCATGATCACCGGACTCATGCTGTTCGCCCACGACTTCCTCACCCCCTTCAACAGCCCCTCTGGCCAAGTGGCGCTCGCCGGAATCTTCGCGCTCATGGCGGCTTCCCTGAGGTGGATGCACCGCCTGGCCTCCACTACCCCGGCCTGCCGCTACCTCGGACGCCCCAGCGAAGGGAGCACCTGATGCTGCTGCTGTCCCTGGCCCTCGGGCTCCTGTTCGGTCTCGGCCTCGTGCTCGCTGTGCGGGCCGTCGCGGGCCCCGCGCCGATGGATCTGGCCGCCGCCTGCGCCCAACTCCACCAACCCCACACCGGTACCGGTTCGCGGTGGGGGTGGCGCGCCCGCACCGACCGCGCCCTCCACCACCTCACTCGGCGCGCCGAGCACACCGCGCACCCCTGGCTCGGCGTCCCGACCAGTGATCTCGACCTACTCGACCGCACACCCTCGAACTACGTGCTGCACCGTCTCCGCAGCACCGCCACGTCCACCGGTATCGCCCTAGTAGGCGGAGTGATCCTCGGCGCGCTCGGCATCCCCGGCGTCCTGGTGCTCCTACTGGTGGTCGGCGCTGCGGTGTTGGGGGCGATGCTGCCCGCCTGGCAGGTCCGCGACCAGGCCCGTGTGCGTCGACAGGACGCGCGGCGGGGGCTGGCGGTGTATCTCGACCTCGTGGCCCAAGAACGCGCCACCGGTCGCGCACCCAGCCAAGCCCTCCGCGAAGCCGCCGACACCGGCCACCACTGGCTGTTCACCCGCCTCCGCTACGCCCTCGCGCACGCCGACCGCATCGGCCAACCACCCTGGGACGCCGTCCGCGACCTCGGGGCCCGGCTGCGGATCACCGATCTGACCGACCTTGCCGACCTGGCGGCCACCGCCGCTGACGGGGCGGCGATCTACACCAGCCTGCGCGCCAAAGCCACCAGCCTGCGCCACAGCACGCTCTCCGACGACAAGGCCGAAGCCAACGCCCGCAGCGAACGCCTCACCCTCCCCGTCACCGTCTTGCTCGTCGGGTTCCTGCTGCTCGTGCTCTACCCGACAGCGCTACGTCTGCTGACTGCGTGACCGATTGTCCCTGCACCACAACCGAAACCACACCCAGTTGGAAGGTCGTGATCGTCATGTTCCGCAACCCCGTCCCCGCCGTCCGCGCTGTGCTGCTGGTGCTCGCGGCGTGGATCGTTCTCGCCCCGCGCGCATTGGCCGACTGGGCACAACGCGTCGCCGCCGATGACGAGGGCTCGGAGACCACGGA
Coding sequences within it:
- a CDS encoding CpaF family protein codes for the protein MLPHPDEYRNTEATAEMRAVQTLRQAVAARLGGTDPDPQELDRLVEEEISAWTRQRVAAGLAPVPVADEQRLAAAVIAALSGLGGLQPLLDRDDVENIHIHGHDRVFLELADGTVQERHSPVAASDTELEEMLTTMFARLGQTSREFSPAQPIGTLRLPAGGPLGARLAAVREVTDRPRVAIRRHRLHHATLDDLRANGTLDDPVHQFLTAAVAAGANLLVTGGPFAGKTTLLRALCHQIPRLEHVITVEDDLELGVHLDTGRHPLVTAMEAREANAEGAGQLTLDTLLKQALRHSPSRVVVGEVRAGEITAMLRALGNGATGGMGTLHALSAHAVPDRIAALGQLADPPLPIEAAHRWTASALDFIVHCTRRDTRDSRERFVSEIVEVGALGDAATPDLTTLFAPDPDSGRARPACPPSPPLRARLQEHGLDPTLFHPDQRLPFGNGGGGPTW
- a CDS encoding type II secretion system F family protein, with protein sequence MVTTVLAGGCGALAAIGVLLALAAHTTSRERPTRHRRRTQVVLSGRWRTVALALAAACAAWWATGWPVAGVAATAGVVWLPVLLAPSAPRESIALGEALTSWTRRVADLLASGAGGLDHALARSAATAPEPLTEPVRRLAETSRAVGAHRALTEFADDLADPWVDELVLALLLRLRTGGRGLADLLHAHATSLSAAVAARREVEADRAKPRTTVRCLVGLTLAMITGLMLFAHDFLTPFNSPSGQVALAGIFALMAASLRWMHRLASTTPACRYLGRPSEGST
- a CDS encoding type II secretion system F family protein → MLLLSLALGLLFGLGLVLAVRAVAGPAPMDLAAACAQLHQPHTGTGSRWGWRARTDRALHHLTRRAEHTAHPWLGVPTSDLDLLDRTPSNYVLHRLRSTATSTGIALVGGVILGALGIPGVLVLLLVVGAAVLGAMLPAWQVRDQARVRRQDARRGLAVYLDLVAQERATGRAPSQALREAADTGHHWLFTRLRYALAHADRIGQPPWDAVRDLGARLRITDLTDLADLAATAADGAAIYTSLRAKATSLRHSTLSDDKAEANARSERLTLPVTVLLVGFLLLVLYPTALRLLTA